A part of Macaca mulatta isolate MMU2019108-1 chromosome 12, T2T-MMU8v2.0, whole genome shotgun sequence genomic DNA contains:
- the NFE2L2 gene encoding nuclear factor erythroid 2-related factor 2 isoform X1, which yields MDLIDILWRQDIDLGVSREVFDFSQRRKEYELEKQKKLEKERQEQLQKEQEKAFFAQLQLDEETGEFLPIQPAQHIQSETSGSANYSQVAHIPKSDALYFDDCMQLLAQTFPFVDDNEVSSATFQSLVPDIPGHIESPVFIATNQAQSPETSVAQVAPVDLDGMQQDIEQVWEELLSIPELQCLNIENDKLVETTMVPSPEAKLTEVDNYHFYSSISSMEKEVGNCSPHFLNAFEDSFSSILSTEDPNQLTVNSLNSDATVNTDFGDEFYSAFIAEPSISNSMPSPATLSHSLSELLNGPIDVSDLSLCKAFNQNHPESTTEFNDSDSGISLNTSPSVASPEHSVESSSYGDTLLGLSDSEVEELDSAPGSVKQNGPKTQPVHSSGDTVQPLSPSQGQSTPVHDAQCENTPEKELPVSPGHGKTPFTKDKHSSRLEAHLTRDELRAKALHIPFPVEKIINLPVVDFNEMMSKEQFNEAQLALIRDIRRRGKNKVAAQNCRKRKLENIVELEQDLDHLKDEKEKLLKEKGENDKSLHLLKKQLSTLYLEVFSMLRDEDGKPYSPSEYSLQQTRDGNVFLVPKSKKPDVKKN from the exons ATGGATTTGATTGATATACTTTGGAGGCAAGATATCGATCTTGGAGTAAGTCGAGAAGTATTTGACTTCAGTCAGCGACGGAAAGAGTATGagctggaaaaacagaaaaaacttgAAAAGGAAAGACAAGAACAACTCcaaaaggagcaagagaaagCCTTTTTCGCTCAGTTACAACTAGATGAAGAGACAGGTGAATTTCTCCCAATTCAGCCAGCCCAGCACATCCAGTCAGAAACCAGTGGATCTGCCAACTACTCCCAG GTTGCCCACATTCCCAAATCAGATGCTTTGTACTTTGATGACTGCATGCAGCTTTTGGCGCAGACATTCCCGTTTGTAGATGACAATGAG GTTTCTTCGGCTACGTTTCAGTCACTTGTTCCTGATATTCCCGGCCACATCGAGAGCCCAGTCTTCATTGCTACTAATCAGGCTCAGTCGCCTGAAACTTCTGTTGCTCAGGTAGCCCCTGTTGATTTAGACGGTATGCAACAGGACATTGAGCAAGTTTGGGAGGAGCTATtatccattcctgagttacag TGTCTTAATATTGAAAATGACAAGCTGGTTGAGACTACCATGGTTCCAAGTCCAGAAGCCAAACTGACAGAAGTTGACAATTATCATTTTTACTCATCTATATCCTCAATGGAAAAAGAAGTAGGTAACTGTagtccacattttcttaatgcttttGAGGATTCCTTCAGCAGCATCCTCTCCACAGAAGACCCCAACCAGTTGACAGTGAACTCATTAAATTCAGATGCCACAGTCAACACAGATTTTGGTGATGAATTTTATTCTGCTTTCATAGCTGAGCCCAGTATCAGCAACAGCATGCCCTCACCTGCTACTTTAAGCCATTCACTCTCTGAACTTCTAAATGGGCCCATTGATGTTTCTGATCTATCACTTTGCAAAGCTTTTAACCAAAACCACCCTGAAAGCACAACAGAATTCAATGATTCTGACTCTGGCATTTCACTGAACACAAGTCCCAGTGTGGCATCACCAGAACACTCAGTGGAATCTTCCAGCTATGGAGACACACTACTTGGCCTCAGTGATTCTGAAGTGGAAGAGCTAGATAGTGCCCCTGGAAGTGTCAAACAGAATGGTCCTAAAACACAACCAGTACATTCTTCTGGGGATACGGTACAACCCTTGTCACCATCTCAGGGGCAGAGCACTCCCGTGCATGATGCCCAATGTGAGAACACACCAGAGAAAGAATTGCCTGTAAGTCCTGGTCATGGAAAAACCCCATTCACAAAAGACAAACATTCAAGCCGCTTGGAGGCTCATCTCACAAGAGATGAACTTAGGGCAAAAGCTCTCCATATCCCATTCCCCGTAGAAAAAATCATTAACCTCCCTGTTGTTGACTTCAACGAAATGATGTCCAAAGAGCAGTTCAATGAAGCTCAACTTGCATTAATTCGAGATATACGTAGGAGGGGTAAGAATAAAGTGGCTGCTCAGaattgtagaaaaagaaaactggaaaatatagTAGAACTAGAGCAAGATTTAGAtcatttgaaagatgaaaaagaaaaattgctcaaagaaaaaggagaaaatgacaaAAGCCTTCACCTACTGAAAAAACAACTCAGCACCTTATATCTCGAAGTTTTCAGCATGCTACGTGATGAAGATGGAAAACCTTATTCTCCTAGTGAATACTCCCTGCAGCAAACAAGAGATGGCAATGTTTTCCTTGTTCCCAAAAGTAAGAAGCCAGATGTTAAGAAAAACTAG
- the NFE2L2 gene encoding nuclear factor erythroid 2-related factor 2 (The RefSeq protein has 1 substitution compared to this genomic sequence), with product MMELELPPPGLPSQQDMDLIDILWRQDIDLGVSREVFDFSQRRKEYELEKQKKLEKERQEQLQKEQEKAFFAQLQLDEETGEFLPIQPAQHIQSETSGSANYSQVAHIPKSDALYFDDCMQLLAQTFPFVDDNEVSSATFQSLVPDIPGHIESPVFIATNQAQSPETSVAQVAPVDLDGMQQDIEQVWEELLSIPELQCLNIENDKLVETTMVPSPEAKLTEVDNYHFYSSISSMEKEVGNCSPHFLNAFEDSFSSILSTEDPNQLTVNSLNSDATVNTDFGDEFYSAFIAEPSISNSMPSPATLSHSLSELLNGPIDVSDLSLCKAFNQNHPESTTEFNDSDSGISLNTSPSVASPEHSVESSSYGDTLLGLSDSEVEELDSAPGSVKQNGPKTQPVHSSGDTVQPLSPSQGQSTPVHDAQCENTPEKELPLSPGHGKTPFTKDKHSSRLEAHLTRDELRAKALHIPFPVEKIINLPVVDFNEMMSKEQFNEAQLALIRDIRRRGKNKVAAQNCRKRKLENIVELEQDLDHLKDEKEKLLKEKGENDKSLHLLKKQLSTLYLEVFSMLRDEDGKPYSPSEYSLQQTRDGNVFLVPKSKKPDVKKN from the exons GACATGGATTTGATTGATATACTTTGGAGGCAAGATATCGATCTTGGAGTAAGTCGAGAAGTATTTGACTTCAGTCAGCGACGGAAAGAGTATGagctggaaaaacagaaaaaacttgAAAAGGAAAGACAAGAACAACTCcaaaaggagcaagagaaagCCTTTTTCGCTCAGTTACAACTAGATGAAGAGACAGGTGAATTTCTCCCAATTCAGCCAGCCCAGCACATCCAGTCAGAAACCAGTGGATCTGCCAACTACTCCCAG GTTGCCCACATTCCCAAATCAGATGCTTTGTACTTTGATGACTGCATGCAGCTTTTGGCGCAGACATTCCCGTTTGTAGATGACAATGAG GTTTCTTCGGCTACGTTTCAGTCACTTGTTCCTGATATTCCCGGCCACATCGAGAGCCCAGTCTTCATTGCTACTAATCAGGCTCAGTCGCCTGAAACTTCTGTTGCTCAGGTAGCCCCTGTTGATTTAGACGGTATGCAACAGGACATTGAGCAAGTTTGGGAGGAGCTATtatccattcctgagttacag TGTCTTAATATTGAAAATGACAAGCTGGTTGAGACTACCATGGTTCCAAGTCCAGAAGCCAAACTGACAGAAGTTGACAATTATCATTTTTACTCATCTATATCCTCAATGGAAAAAGAAGTAGGTAACTGTagtccacattttcttaatgcttttGAGGATTCCTTCAGCAGCATCCTCTCCACAGAAGACCCCAACCAGTTGACAGTGAACTCATTAAATTCAGATGCCACAGTCAACACAGATTTTGGTGATGAATTTTATTCTGCTTTCATAGCTGAGCCCAGTATCAGCAACAGCATGCCCTCACCTGCTACTTTAAGCCATTCACTCTCTGAACTTCTAAATGGGCCCATTGATGTTTCTGATCTATCACTTTGCAAAGCTTTTAACCAAAACCACCCTGAAAGCACAACAGAATTCAATGATTCTGACTCTGGCATTTCACTGAACACAAGTCCCAGTGTGGCATCACCAGAACACTCAGTGGAATCTTCCAGCTATGGAGACACACTACTTGGCCTCAGTGATTCTGAAGTGGAAGAGCTAGATAGTGCCCCTGGAAGTGTCAAACAGAATGGTCCTAAAACACAACCAGTACATTCTTCTGGGGATACGGTACAACCCTTGTCACCATCTCAGGGGCAGAGCACTCCCGTGCATGATGCCCAATGTGAGAACACACCAGAGAAAGAATTGCCTGTAAGTCCTGGTCATGGAAAAACCCCATTCACAAAAGACAAACATTCAAGCCGCTTGGAGGCTCATCTCACAAGAGATGAACTTAGGGCAAAAGCTCTCCATATCCCATTCCCCGTAGAAAAAATCATTAACCTCCCTGTTGTTGACTTCAACGAAATGATGTCCAAAGAGCAGTTCAATGAAGCTCAACTTGCATTAATTCGAGATATACGTAGGAGGGGTAAGAATAAAGTGGCTGCTCAGaattgtagaaaaagaaaactggaaaatatagTAGAACTAGAGCAAGATTTAGAtcatttgaaagatgaaaaagaaaaattgctcaaagaaaaaggagaaaatgacaaAAGCCTTCACCTACTGAAAAAACAACTCAGCACCTTATATCTCGAAGTTTTCAGCATGCTACGTGATGAAGATGGAAAACCTTATTCTCCTAGTGAATACTCCCTGCAGCAAACAAGAGATGGCAATGTTTTCCTTGTTCCCAAAAGTAAGAAGCCAGATGTTAAGAAAAACTAG